Below is a genomic region from Nitrospira sp..
ATGCCAAGGGCCTGCCGATCGGCCTGCAACTCGTCGGCGACTATTTCAGCGAGGCGAAAATGCTCAACGTCGCCCATCAATACCAGCGCGCCACCGACTGGCACAGCCGCCAACCGGAGGGCCTGCTATGAAATGGGAGACTGTCATCGGGCTGGAAGTCCACACCCAGCTCGCCACCAAATCGAAGATTTTCTCCGGCAGCAGCACCGCCTTCGGCGCCGCGCCCAACACGCAGGCAAGTGCGGTCGACATCGCGCTGCCCGGCGTGCTGCCGGTGCTGAACAAGGGCGCGGTGGAATGCGCGATCAAGTTTGCGCTGGCCATCGGCGCGCAGCTCAACCGCATCAACGTATTCGATCGCAAGAACTACTTCTACCCCGACCTGCCCAAAGGCTACCAGATCAGCCAGCTGGCGAAACCCATCGTCGAAGGCGGCGTGCTGACCATCGTGGTGGATGGAGAAGAAAGAACCATCAACCTCACCCGCGCCCACATGGAAGAGGACGCCGGCAAGTCGCTGCACGAAGATTTCCACGGCATGAGCGGCATCGACCTCAACCGCGCCGGCACGCCACTGCTGGAAATCGTCTCCGAGCCGGAGATGCGCTCATCCGCAGAAGCCGTGGCCTATGCCCGCGCGCTGCACACGCTGGTGACCTGGATCGGCATCTGCGACGGCAACATGCAGGAAGGCAGCTTCCGCGTCGACGCCAACGTCTCGGTGCGCCCGGTCGGCCAGGCCGAGTTCGGCACCCGCCGCGAAATCAAGAACCTCAACTCGTTCAAGTTCCTGCAGCAGGCAATCGACTACGAAGTACGCTGGCAGATCGAAACGCTGGAAGACGGCGGCCGCATCGAGCAGGCCACGGTGCTGTTCGACCCCGACACCGGCGAGACGCGCATGATGCGCAGCAAGGAAGACGCGCACGACTACCGCTACT
It encodes:
- the gatB gene encoding Asp-tRNA(Asn)/Glu-tRNA(Gln) amidotransferase subunit GatB, encoding MKWETVIGLEVHTQLATKSKIFSGSSTAFGAAPNTQASAVDIALPGVLPVLNKGAVECAIKFALAIGAQLNRINVFDRKNYFYPDLPKGYQISQLAKPIVEGGVLTIVVDGEERTINLTRAHMEEDAGKSLHEDFHGMSGIDLNRAGTPLLEIVSEPEMRSSAEAVAYARALHTLVTWIGICDGNMQEGSFRVDANVSVRPVGQAEFGTRREIKNLNSFKFLQQAIDYEVRWQIETLEDGGRIEQATVLFDPDTGETRMMRSKEDAHDYRYFPDPDLLPVKLDEDWIEQVRATLPELPAAMQVRFQAEYGVSPYDAAVLTSSRALAAYFETAAQKSGQPKLAANWVMGELSAALNKADLTIERSPVSATHLGALIARIHDGTLSGKLAKQVFEGLWEGAGEVDAIIEARGLKQMSDSGELEKIIDEVMAANAKSVEEFRSGKEKAFNALVGQVMKASKGKANPAQVNESLRKKLTG